TGATCGCGAATCTTGCAGCTGCTCGGGAGGATAAGTGTCAAAAGTCTCTTTCCATGGGGATAATGGTGCTTCATGCAGCTCGGGAGGATATGTCTCATAGACCTCTTCCCTCAAATATAATGGTGAGTCTTGCAGCTGCTCGGAAGGATAAGCATTAACAGCCCTttcccttgaagatgatgttgatgctTGCAGCTGTTCAAGAGGATAAGTCTCGTAGACCTCTTCCTTCAAAGATGATGGTGAATCTTGCAGCTGCTCAGAAGGATAATTTTCAAAGGCCTCTTCCCTTGGCGATGATGGTGACTCATGCAGCTGCTCGAGGAGATAGGTCTCACATACCTCTTTCCTCGGAAACGATGTGTCGAATACCAGTTGTTCAGTAGAATAAATATCAAAGGCCTCTTCCCTTTGAGAAAATGGCGATTTTTGTCGGTGTTCGGGAGGGTAAGCTTTAAACACCTCCCCCACTTCTCTCAGATAAGTATGCTGGATGTTTCGGCGTTGAATGATGCCGTGGAGCCAATAGGGCGTAATAGAAGCCAAAACGCACCACTTCCTTTGCAGTAACCTAAGGCCAAAGATGCTGGCTGTCATGACTGCTGATAAGGTTGATTTCATAATGCTGATTTTCTgaaacacacatacataaattGCACTATGAATAAAAAACTGTTACTGTCATTATACATTATTATGGGCTTTACTTAGTTGAGAAAAACCGATAACTGATTCGTGAGTCACGAAAATGGTCCGATGAgtgcttcaaaaataaataaaagctagCAGTAAGTTAAAGCCTCAGATTTGTGAACATTTTAGTGTAAATCAACTAAAATGCTAATGAATTTATCTTGTTGGCAAAAATCACGATTTTCCTGTTAAATCTGTAATTTAATAACATTGATGTGtgtaataacaaattaaatggggatataatttaacttaacgcctaaaacatatatattcttCTACTTATTACTTCTTTAGATTCTTCCCGTCAAACCAAGTTACAGCACTGGACCCAGAAGTGTCTTGACTTAATAAACAATGCATATTAAAATGTTACATAACATTCGAACCATTGTTTTTATAGTAATGTCATTTCAAACATTATCACAAGAATATAATAATAATTGGCTTTACATCCGGAAAATAAGCTGAGTGGACCATAATGAATACCATTTAGGCTACGTATTAGTGCGTGAAATTTACCTGACTTGAAATACTTCAGCGTGACAAGCATAAGCAAAACAATGTCACCTGATACTGCTTGCAAGTGATGAGTTAGTTTGATATTTCGCGAAAATGTTTAAAGATAGCTTAATTTTACAGAAATCTTACGGGCCAAGTAATTTGGCAAAATTTCTGTAGTTTCTTCTTAATCCCCGGGTTGGAATAATGTTTAACAGtgtgcctttttttttcaaatacgtaACCTTCTATCAAAAGTAGTACCGAGGAAAGTGGAACTTAGGTAAAATAATAGACTCGCTTTCTGGATGAATCGGGTTTGAATACTAAAACCTAAATTCTGATTTAGGTATTACAAAGTTTTCCTGAAATCACTCGAAACAAATCCTAGAATTGTGTTTTTACTATAGGCCAATGCCGATTACTTACCCTTGCTTCCCTGACTTGCATTGTGTCTGTTTGCAATGACCTCTTTGTTGACAAGGGAAGAACCAaaataaacgaaataataaagtaaatacatCTTTCAATTGTGCAGGTACTGATTTTCATTTGCTAAGTCTTCAGCAGGAAGTCTATAAATACTAGTTAATCAAAAAAGAAACTTTGTTAACATGAACCAGTATTCTGAAATCAATCACGCAGGAAAACTTATATGTGGAATACCACTTTCTCTACTCACAAAAAAGAATTAACGCAGCTCCGTTTGGCGCTTTGCGGCAGACGATAATTTGTGATGTTCGCATCCGAGCGCGGTTAACTGACTAACTTTGGATCTAAAACCAAGGCATGACAGGCTATAGATAGTGAGACCTGGATGACAACATAATAGAGCTCTTAAATTTGATCCTGGGAGGTCTGACGTGGATTGCGTTGGTGATAAACTAGTGGTGCCATCATCTTAAGATCCCATGCTTTGCTAAAAATATTCCTGTTTGGTATAGCTGGCTGTGTTCCTCGTTACACCAAACTCACTTCGGGAATATAGAAATGTAGCTATCAGATATTTCAAGTACTCTCACTGATAAAATAATCTTTGGTTGATGTAAACAGGTGAGTTTACGAAACAGTTTGTTGGGTCAAGTATATATTCCCttctaaaattacaataaaatgtaTAATTGTTTCGTAGGCTTTAACTACGTTAAAAATGAagaattcaccaacgtttcgttTGATATTTCAGCACTCATCATCAGGGTAAAAGTCTCCTGAGACTATTCGccacgaatattttatttaagtttacaaacTTTTCATTCAGTTTAGAGGATTCGGATCTAGGTTCATCGAAAGTGCAAATGTGGGGCACATTGTCGTTAGCCGACACTATCTTCTGAATGTTCTCCAAACAAAGTGTCCCATGGATATAAATCATTCCATTCTGCATCCAAAAGATGTTAGGCACCTGTTGGTTCTTTTTTAATAACCTTTTATTTGcttcatacgtatttatttaagtatGTAATGGAAAATTTGAATATGATTTTGTCCTCCTTCAAAACGTCGGTTTAACTCGAAATTTGGcgtacttatcaaggaccgatgacatttatatattttgattcttttatccttactaggataatcagggTTAGCGATTTTTTTCCTTACTGGTAGTGTCTTTGCCGCAcgaccaagaagggaaactaccaggcgtCCCGATCAactatttctcggataagttaccgactttgaataagatgaaatttttttagagggaacctgagaaccaGCTATCTCATCAAAGGGAGGCAGCAGGCACCCAAATTGatcatttctcggataagttaccgacttagaATTATACATGAATGACTTcccgattttatttaaaatcaatgaTTTTCATATTagcatattgaaaatattgtgtactatagttcttcaacacgctatatcgaatgtatattttaaaagcaggcAATAtttactcaaattcactttaatagtaaattgatgtaataaagaaaagtaacttaaaaataaaaaaatagtttgaaaactaaaaaagacgcttttatagaaaatccaacaaaaattgaaaaatattaattacataaaaataaaatataggcctACTCTTATatagaaaatcccacaaaaaaaaaagaaaataaattttattaaatttgagttaagaatagtgtaaataagaaaaaaaaatcttatttattgcaaaaaaagcgtggggtgctttttaagatattatcaaatgaTAATTCTTCTACGCATATCTGTCAATAACATATTTATAACTaatgacaccatgcaccccatgattttttttgcaataaaatacattttttattatttacactattctaaactcaaaattaataaatttaattttctattttttagttgattttataTGAAAGAGTATATTTTAGTTTGTTAAAACTATAATTATTAACTCGTAAGTACATTGAGAATGTTTACCTTGGCATTGGTTTCATCCTCGTGAtaattatagttattattatacTCACCCGTAACTCCTGGGTATACTGTGTGTTGTCACAGTCGGCATAGGGAGGAGCGAAGGCATCAGGGAAATAAAACACTTCCAAATCCTGCATCGGAGGAGAAAGCACCGCTTGATCCTGGTCGCATGTGGCCTCTACTTCCGTCTCTTCTGTGTGACGGCTAGGAGACTGGTAATCAGCGAATATTCCCTTAACGCATTCCACTCGAGGAGCCGTTGAATACAAGAGCATTTGATGGTGGCAGGTCACCAGTTGTGTGTCACCAGGTGTTGATGCACTCTGCATCTGTTCACGAGTCGACGCAAGCAACATCTCTTCCATCAGAGAAACAGGTGAGAACTGGTGTTGTTGTTGGGAAGATGCCAGTGGCCCATCACGCAGCAGGGCACTGCTAGAAGACGGCACGCCCTGAGGAACTGAGCCGTGCAACTGGTGGTCGGCGGGTATGATCACGACCTCCTCCAGGCCATGGTCGGGCCGACTGGCGCAGCGCGCTGTGGCGGGGCAGCCCCGGCCTGCGCAGGAGGCCAGCATGCGCCACAACTGGCGCAGCAGCCATAGCACGGCGACCAGCAGAGGGAGGCTGACCAAACCAACCAGCACGTACACCATCTGCAACACAAGACACGCTTCATCAACACCACTGACTCAGGTCTTAATGACCTTGTTAACGTAGTGGGAAAACATTGCCGGTGTGCACATCTCATTTTGGGCCACACCAATGTGTGAAATAAAGTAACTAAAGTACATAGGGAAAAAACGTTTCTGGACTATtgcaaaatattcttttggaaaccagttgccaataaatagtttgtaatactaaaaaaaatatattgcaaccttgttcaacacatgactatggtt
This DNA window, taken from Bacillus rossius redtenbacheri isolate Brsri chromosome 3, Brsri_v3, whole genome shotgun sequence, encodes the following:
- the LOC134531481 gene encoding uncharacterized protein LOC134531481, with amino-acid sequence MVYVLVGLVSLPLLVAVLWLLRQLWRMLASCAGRGCPATARCASRPDHGLEEVVIIPADHQLHGSVPQGVPSSSSALLRDGPLASSQQQHQFSPVSLMEEMLLASTREQMQSASTPGDTQLVTCHHQMLLYSTAPRVECVKGIFADYQSPSRHTEETEVEATCDQDQAVLSPPMQDLEVFYFPDAFAPPYADCDNTQYTQELRVSIIITIIITRMKPMPR